A part of Puntigrus tetrazona isolate hp1 chromosome 21, ASM1883169v1, whole genome shotgun sequence genomic DNA contains:
- the plac8l1 gene encoding PLAC8-like protein 1 isoform X2 has protein sequence MDGSGGKGTEAKPEKMELPVLTQPGLGVTTTTVTTITQTGGGWSTGLLDVCGDTNTFLMGALVPCCLDLSLAHQYGECMCLPLLPGSTFAMRVGIRERFKIRGSVCEDWATVYCCYPLALCQMIREMKKRLKTQIYTVSTALESS, from the exons ATGGACGGTTCTGGTGGAAAAGGTACCGAAGCAAAACCAGAGAAGATGGAGCTTCCTGTTCTGACTCAACCCGGCCTCGGTGTGACCACGACAACAGTGACCACCATCACTCAAACCGGAGGGGGCTGGAGCACAGGACTGCTGGACGTGTGCGGTGACACCAACACGT TTCTGATGGGTGCGCTTGTGCCATGCTGTTTGGACCTGAGTCTGGCTCATCAGTATGGAGAATGCATGTGTCTGCCTCTTCTGCCTGGCTCCACTTTCGCCATGAGGGTGGGCATTCGAGAGCGCTTTAAAATCAGG ggcagtgtgtgtgaggactgGGCTACGGTATATTGCTGCTACCCTCTGGCCCTCTGTCAGATGATCAGAGAGATGAAAAAAAGGCTGAAGACACAAATCTACACCGTTTCTACCGCGCTGGAGAGCTCCTGA
- the plac8l1 gene encoding PLAC8-like protein 1 isoform X1 → MRLHVCVFVLKLLFVRRLQKRMDGSGGKGTEAKPEKMELPVLTQPGLGVTTTTVTTITQTGGGWSTGLLDVCGDTNTFLMGALVPCCLDLSLAHQYGECMCLPLLPGSTFAMRVGIRERFKIRGSVCEDWATVYCCYPLALCQMIREMKKRLKTQIYTVSTALESS, encoded by the exons atgcgattGCACGTCTGCGTTTTCGTTCTGAAGCTGCTTTTTGTGCGTCGCCTTCAGAAACGAATGGACGGTTCTGGTGGAAAAGGTACCGAAGCAAAACCAGAGAAGATGGAGCTTCCTGTTCTGACTCAACCCGGCCTCGGTGTGACCACGACAACAGTGACCACCATCACTCAAACCGGAGGGGGCTGGAGCACAGGACTGCTGGACGTGTGCGGTGACACCAACACGT TTCTGATGGGTGCGCTTGTGCCATGCTGTTTGGACCTGAGTCTGGCTCATCAGTATGGAGAATGCATGTGTCTGCCTCTTCTGCCTGGCTCCACTTTCGCCATGAGGGTGGGCATTCGAGAGCGCTTTAAAATCAGG ggcagtgtgtgtgaggactgGGCTACGGTATATTGCTGCTACCCTCTGGCCCTCTGTCAGATGATCAGAGAGATGAAAAAAAGGCTGAAGACACAAATCTACACCGTTTCTACCGCGCTGGAGAGCTCCTGA